From one Planctomycetia bacterium genomic stretch:
- the aroE gene encoding shikimate dehydrogenase, with amino-acid sequence MICVSIGRGRHRHVIAEHKHLAEQGAELVELRLDYINGNVNLNRLLPERPTPVIVTLRRNQDGGKWPGTEEARQLLLRTAIVQGVEYVDLEEDVAAKIPRYGKTKRIISLHDFRKTPEDLPAIHARLKALDADIVKLATLANEPHDNLRMLELVQSADIPTIGICMGEMGVPTRVLCGKYGSPFTYATFHQERSLAPGQLSYQQMRNLYRYDEINAETEVYGVMGDPIAQSMSPLVHNRAFRHANLNKVYVPFRIPREDVPSFLDDAKQLGVRGLSVTIPHKESVLKKLTKVDGGAKGVGAANTIIFNGDELIGYNTDYRGAMDSLEKAMNLPHGNHESLKGKTAMVLGAGGAAKAIAYGLKRRGADVIITGRTLEHAETLAKRLECKSLDWGARHAPATDILINCTPMGMHPNVDETPYDKHRLRQTMVVFDTVYNPETTLLVKEAKLKGCNVITGVAMFIRQAALQYELFTGQPAPEDLMREELKKAIGPVKY; translated from the coding sequence ATGATCTGCGTCAGCATTGGCCGGGGCCGGCATCGGCATGTCATCGCCGAGCACAAGCACTTGGCTGAGCAAGGGGCCGAGCTCGTCGAGCTACGGCTCGATTACATCAACGGCAATGTGAATCTGAATCGGCTGCTGCCGGAGCGGCCGACGCCCGTGATCGTCACGCTGCGCCGCAATCAGGACGGCGGCAAATGGCCGGGCACCGAGGAAGCGCGGCAATTGCTGCTGCGGACCGCCATCGTGCAGGGTGTGGAGTACGTCGATCTGGAGGAAGACGTGGCGGCCAAGATACCGCGGTATGGCAAGACCAAGCGGATCATCAGCCTGCACGATTTTCGTAAGACGCCCGAGGACTTGCCAGCGATTCACGCGCGGCTCAAGGCGCTCGACGCCGACATCGTCAAGCTCGCGACGTTGGCCAACGAGCCGCACGACAACTTGCGGATGCTGGAACTGGTCCAAAGCGCGGACATTCCCACGATCGGCATCTGCATGGGCGAGATGGGCGTGCCCACGCGCGTGCTGTGCGGCAAATACGGCTCGCCGTTCACCTATGCGACGTTTCATCAGGAACGTTCGCTTGCGCCGGGGCAGTTGAGCTACCAACAGATGCGGAATCTCTATCGCTACGACGAAATCAACGCCGAGACCGAGGTCTACGGCGTGATGGGGGACCCGATTGCGCAGAGCATGAGCCCGCTGGTGCACAACCGCGCGTTTCGCCACGCGAACCTGAACAAGGTCTACGTGCCGTTTCGGATTCCGCGCGAGGACGTGCCGAGTTTTCTGGACGACGCCAAGCAACTTGGCGTGCGCGGGCTGAGCGTGACGATTCCGCACAAGGAGTCGGTGCTGAAGAAGCTCACCAAGGTCGACGGCGGCGCGAAGGGGGTCGGCGCGGCCAACACGATCATCTTCAACGGCGACGAGCTGATCGGCTACAACACAGACTATCGCGGCGCCATGGACAGCCTGGAAAAGGCGATGAACCTGCCGCACGGCAATCATGAATCGCTGAAGGGCAAGACGGCGATGGTGCTCGGCGCCGGCGGCGCGGCCAAGGCGATTGCGTATGGATTGAAGCGGCGCGGCGCGGACGTCATCATCACCGGCCGCACGCTGGAGCACGCTGAAACATTGGCCAAACGTTTGGAGTGCAAGTCGCTCGACTGGGGCGCGCGACATGCGCCCGCGACGGACATTTTGATCAACTGCACGCCGATGGGCATGCACCCCAACGTCGACGAAACCCCCTACGACAAGCACCGCCTGCGGCAAACCATGGTGGTCTTCGATACGGTGTACAATCCCGAGACGACGCTGCTGGTGAAGGAAGCCAAGCTCAAAGGCTGCAACGTGATCACCGGCGTGGCGATGTTCATTCGCCAGGCGGCGCTGCAATACGAACTATTCACCGGCCAACCGGCGCCGGAAGACTTGATGCGCGAGGAATTGAAGAAAGCGATTGGGCCGGTGAAGTATTGA
- a CDS encoding shikimate kinase: MAFPGLVFDDDDCEIRDFYLRIEAMPAADFNIVLIGYRGTGKTSVARKLAAQVGWPWFDSDVEIERAAKKTIAEIFAQDREPAFRDWETQAIEKLSERHGAILATGGGAILRASNRQALARHGRFVWLHATAETIQDRLRIDVTTAARRPSLTGMSELDEIRTLLAERSPIYAALAELTVDTEAKSIEVLASEIVAAWNLPIATEAT, from the coding sequence ATGGCCTTCCCTGGGCTTGTCTTCGACGACGACGATTGCGAGATCCGAGACTTCTACTTGCGCATTGAAGCCATGCCCGCCGCTGATTTCAATATCGTCCTCATCGGCTACCGCGGGACGGGCAAGACCTCCGTCGCGCGGAAACTCGCGGCGCAGGTCGGCTGGCCGTGGTTCGACTCGGACGTCGAAATCGAACGGGCCGCAAAAAAGACGATCGCCGAAATCTTCGCCCAAGATCGCGAACCGGCGTTTCGCGACTGGGAAACGCAGGCTATTGAAAAACTGAGTGAACGGCACGGCGCGATCCTCGCCACGGGCGGCGGCGCGATCTTGCGCGCATCCAATCGTCAGGCATTGGCGCGACACGGGCGTTTTGTCTGGCTCCACGCCACGGCGGAGACGATTCAAGATCGCCTGCGTATTGATGTGACCACCGCTGCGCGGAGGCCAAGCCTCACTGGCATGAGCGAACTGGATGAAATCCGCACACTGCTCGCGGAGCGCTCACCAATCTACGCGGCGTTGGCGGAGTTGACTGTCGACACCGAGGCGAAGTCCATCGAAGTGTTGGCTAGCGAGATCGTCGCCGCCTGGAACCTTCCCATTGCGACGGAGGCGACGTGA